The region tttaaaaactatacaaagagGAAAACTCAAAGGGTGTCATCTCCTCCTCTCTTCAATTTCAATCCCATCCACTCCTGTAGGTAACCAATTTGATTGGTTCTTGGTTTATCTTTCCTTTGCAAAAACAAGCTGATATATGGGTATTTTACTCCCCCCTTCTTTATTATACAAAAGGTAACATGCTTGTTACTTCCCCCTCAACTTAACAATACATCGTGGAAATCGCCCTGTTCCGCTCACAGAGAtcaccctcatttctttttcatggctgcatAGTACTCCACGGTGAAGTGCAGTGTAATGCATCAGCCTCTCTCCTGTGTACAgacatctgggttgcttccaaTATTTTACACTTACAAATGACAAGGAGTAACCTTTTGTGTACTCACTTGTGTATTGTTAAAGCTGTGTTTTCAGGACAGACTGCTAGAAGGGGGACTGCTCTTCTGTAGCATGGGGATAATCGTAAGATTAAATAAGGTATAATGCACGTATGGCCTTTCACCCAGTCAGCAGGTAATTCATGGCAGAAGGTCACCACTGTTGGGCAGCTTGGCCTCAAATTAGCCAAATTCTGCTCTCTCATAGCATTTTAGTCTAGTTCTCAATTTGCTCTCTCAGCCTGGGGTGAGGGGCTCAGCTGGGGTTGGGGTTTAGTTGGGGTTGGGGCTCCACTAGAGTTGGGACTCAGCTTGGGATTGGGGTTCAGCTTGGGGTCAGGGTTCAGTTCAGGGTCAAATCTCAAccagggtcaggggtcagggttGGAGTCAGGCTGTGGTCATGGGTTCCGCCAAGGTCAGGATTCAGCCTGGGATCAGGGCTCAGTCCAGGATCAGGGCTCagtccaggaccagggctcagtcTAGGATCAGGGCTCAGTCTAGGACCAGGGCTCAGTCCAAGGTCAGGACTCAGCCTGGGATCAGGGCTCagtccaggaccagggctcagtcTAGGATCAGGGCTCAGTCCAGGATCAGGGCTCAGTCCAAGGTCAGGGTTCAGCCTGGGATCAGGGCTCAGTCTAGGACCAGGGCTCAGTCTAGGACCAGGGCTCAGTCCAAGGTCAGGACTCAGCCTGGGATCAGGGCTCAGCTGGGATTGGGGGTCAGCCTGGGTCAGGGATCAGAGTTGGGGTCAGCCTATGGTCACAGGTTCGGCCAAGGTCAGGGTTCAGCCTGGGATCAGGGCTCAGTCCAGGGCCCAGGCTCAGAACGTGCCATGTGTCTCCCTGTGAACGTGCCTGGGTCAGGTGGTCCCACGTGAGGCCGGGACTGGGGCTCGGGTGctcatcccctcccccctccccccagctgccTGCACAGCCCCTCCTCTCACAACCCCCCCTTCAGATCCGTTTCTGCTTGGTCACCTCCAGTGACCAGATGTTGCTACTCCCCAGGGCGCCCCTCCCTTTGAGCTTCCCTGTAACTGTCCTGCTCCAGAGCTGAGCGATGAACTCAGGGTTCAGGGGGCCACAGTCCCTGGGCTGTCCTCAACCCCTGTGTCCTGCCCACCCGCCACTCACGGGGGACACCAGAGCCCCTCAGACACCTGTGTCTCCTCCCTCGGACACTGGCCAGGGCAGTGTCCCCCCGCCTCAGGCCCCCCACACATCACTCCACACATCATCCCCGACTTCCTCTCCCCGCCTTGGTGCCCACACACCTCCGTCCTCACCCTTCTCTGGTTGAGTCAATGTGAGCCGGGTCAGGATGGCTGTGCGGTGGCAGTGGGGTGAGTTCCCCACTTCTGtgagcccctccccctccagatGTGAGGTGCTGCCCCGGGTGGCGGTCCCCAGCAGCTCTACTCCCAGCAAAGCCAGCTCAGGGGCAGGAGAGGCAACGGAAAACCTGGGGAGAGAGGGTCCCGCCACGGAAGCCCCGGGTAAACGTGTGGGTGCGTGGGATTCACCTCCTGGCTGTGTGCTCTTCTGCGGGACCCGGGGCGGACACAGCCTCTCCAGGCCTCGGTTTCCCCTTCTGTGGACTGCGTGGTCCTGGCCCTGTCGTGAGGCTAAAACGGGGTGCATCTGCGGTATCGCTGAGGAAGCTGGTGGTGCTCCTGTGTGTGCGGCCGCTTGACGcacacttattaagcacctactgtgtgccaggcgggTTTGGAGCAGTTGGGGAGCCGGTGACGGAACAGCGGGTCTGGCAGGGAGTAGCTCATGGGGGCGGGGAAGTCATCCAGCCCGGGTGTCACAGGGGAACAGGTTTCCCCCGCTCTGGGACCCCACCCGCAATGAGGGACCGCGGGCTCGCAGCAGGCAGCAGCCGCAGCGCCCTCCGGGAGTCCGGGTGGGAAGCGACCGTTGGGATGCCCCTCCCTGTCCcggcctcaccctcaccctcaccctgggGGTACCTTGAACATAACAGGAAATTTCAAATAACAGGAAACCAAGACCGGGCAAGGCGAGCGGCTCCACCCTGCCTGGGGCGAACCACCCCGGGCCTCAGTCTGCCCCCGGGGACCGCAATGAACGCCACGGGGGCCCCGACCGAGGCCCCCGAGTCCTGCCAGCTGCTGGCGGCCATCGGGCACAGCCGGCTCATCGTCTTGCATTACAACCACTCTGGCCGgctggcggggcggggcgggcccgAGGAGGGCGGCCTGGGGGTGCTGCGCGGGCTCTTCGTGGCCGTGAGCTGCCTGGTGGTGCTGGAGAACCTGCTGGTGCTGGTGGCCATCGCCAGCCGCATGCGCTCCCGCCGCTGGGTCTATTACTGCCTGGTGAATATCACGCTCAGCGACCTGCTCACGGGCGCCGCGTACCTGGCCAACGTGCTGCTGTCCGGGTCGCGCACCTTCGGCCTGGCGCCGGCCCAGTGGTTCCTGCGCGAGGGCCTGCTCTTCATGGCGCTGGCCGCCTCCACCTTCAGCTTGCTCTTCACGGCGGGCGAGCGCTTCGCCACCATGGTGCGGCCGGTGGCTGAGAACGGGGCCACCAAGAGGGGCCGCGTGTGCAGCTTCATCGGACTCTGCTGGCTGCTGGCAGCCCTGCTGGGCCTGCTGCCTCTGCTGGGATGGAACTGCGTCTGCGCCTTCCAGCGCTGCTCCAGCCTGCTCCCGCTCTACTCCAAGGGCTACATCCTCTTCTGCGTGGTGGTCTTCGCCTGCATCCTGGCCACCATCATGGTGCTCTACGGGGCCATCTTCCGAGTGGTGCGCTCCAACGGGCAGAAGGCCCCGTGCACCCCGGCCCGCCGCAAGGCTCAGCGGCTGCTCAAGACGGTGCTTATGATCCTGGTGGCTTTCGTGGTGTGCTGGGGCCCGCTCTTCGGCCTGCTGCTGGCCGACATCTTTGGCTCCAACGTCTGGGCTCAGGAGTACCTGCGGGGCATGGACTGGATCCTGGCGCTGGCCGTGCTCAACTCCGCGGTCAACCCGGTCATCTACTC is a window of Globicephala melas chromosome 3, mGloMel1.2, whole genome shotgun sequence DNA encoding:
- the S1PR4 gene encoding sphingosine 1-phosphate receptor 4; protein product: MRDRGLAAGSSRSALRESGWEATVGMPLPVPASPSPSPWGYLEHNRKFQITGNQDRARRAAPPCLGRTTPGLSLPPGTAMNATGAPTEAPESCQLLAAIGHSRLIVLHYNHSGRLAGRGGPEEGGLGVLRGLFVAVSCLVVLENLLVLVAIASRMRSRRWVYYCLVNITLSDLLTGAAYLANVLLSGSRTFGLAPAQWFLREGLLFMALAASTFSLLFTAGERFATMVRPVAENGATKRGRVCSFIGLCWLLAALLGLLPLLGWNCVCAFQRCSSLLPLYSKGYILFCVVVFACILATIMVLYGAIFRVVRSNGQKAPCTPARRKAQRLLKTVLMILVAFVVCWGPLFGLLLADIFGSNVWAQEYLRGMDWILALAVLNSAVNPVIYSFRSREVCRAVLGFLCCACLRLGLRGPGDCLARAAEAQSVASTTDSSLRPRDSFRGSRSHSFRMREPLSSISSVRSI